The Cellulomonas sp. P24 genome contains a region encoding:
- the prfA gene encoding peptide chain release factor 1, protein MSEPFAAAMPLLAEHAEIERALADPSVHADGGRARALGRRYAELRQVVAAYRAWEQANGDAEAAAELAEDDASFAVELPELQAAADEAAERLRRVLIPRDPDDGRDVILEIKAGEGGEESALFAGDLLRMYLRYAERRGWRTEIIEATESDLGGYKDVQVAVKSRGGAPTDPADGVWANLKYEGGVHRVQRVPVTESQGRIHTSAAGVLVLPEADDVGEVEIDANDLRIDVYRSSGPGGQSVNTTDSAVRITHLPTGIVVSMQNEKSQLQNKEQAMRVLRARLLAARAEQEAEAASAQRRSQVRTVDRSERIRTYNFPENRIADHRTGYKAYNLDAVLDGDLDPVVRSAIEADEAAQLAVREE, encoded by the coding sequence ATGAGTGAGCCGTTCGCCGCAGCGATGCCGTTGCTGGCCGAGCACGCCGAGATCGAGCGCGCGCTCGCCGACCCGAGCGTGCACGCCGACGGCGGCCGCGCGCGGGCCCTCGGACGCCGGTACGCGGAGCTCCGCCAGGTCGTCGCGGCCTACCGGGCGTGGGAGCAGGCGAACGGCGACGCCGAGGCGGCAGCGGAGCTCGCGGAGGACGACGCATCCTTCGCGGTGGAGCTCCCTGAGCTGCAGGCGGCCGCCGACGAGGCCGCCGAACGTCTGCGGCGGGTGCTGATCCCTCGTGACCCGGACGACGGGCGGGACGTCATCCTGGAGATCAAGGCGGGCGAGGGCGGCGAGGAGTCGGCGCTGTTCGCGGGTGACCTGCTGCGCATGTACCTGCGGTACGCCGAGCGCCGGGGCTGGCGTACCGAGATCATCGAGGCCACCGAGTCGGACCTGGGCGGCTACAAGGACGTCCAGGTCGCGGTCAAGTCCCGCGGCGGCGCCCCGACGGACCCGGCCGATGGGGTGTGGGCGAACCTCAAGTACGAGGGCGGCGTGCACCGGGTGCAGCGGGTGCCGGTCACCGAGTCGCAGGGACGCATCCACACCTCGGCCGCCGGGGTGCTCGTGCTGCCCGAGGCCGACGACGTCGGTGAGGTCGAGATCGACGCCAACGACCTGCGGATCGACGTGTACCGCTCGTCGGGCCCCGGGGGTCAGTCCGTCAACACGACCGACTCCGCGGTGCGGATCACGCACCTGCCGACGGGGATCGTCGTGTCGATGCAGAACGAGAAGTCGCAGCTGCAGAACAAGGAGCAGGCGATGCGCGTGCTGCGCGCGCGACTGCTCGCCGCGCGGGCCGAGCAGGAGGCCGAGGCCGCCTCGGCGCAACGCCGCTCGCAGGTCCGGACGGTCGACCGCAGCGAGCGGATCCGGACGTACAACTTCCCCGAGAACCGGATCGCGGACCATCGGACGGGCTACAAGGCGTACAACCTGGACGCGGTCCTCGACGGCGACCTCGACCCGGTCGTGAGATCGGCGATCGAGGCCGACGAGGCCGCCCAGCTCGCGGTGCGCGAGGAGTGA
- a CDS encoding glycosyltransferase family 4 protein has protein sequence MKVYALVLLIAASVTYVTTPVARWAALRVGAITAVRSRDVHAVPTPRLGGVAMLAGLVVGVVVASRTPFLAGVFADSHEAWGILGGATLVCLLGVADDIWDLDWVTKLIGQILGALLMAWQHVQLTSLPIGGLLVGSSQMYLLVTVLFVVVAINAVNFVDGLDGLAAGMIAIGGLAFFAYTYRLTMAASQTDYANLASLVVVALVGACIGFLPHNFYPARIFMGDSGSMVIGLTMAAATIVVTGQIDPAVVSERQSIPAYLPIVLPLAVLLLPLLDMALAVVRRVGAGHSPFHPDRMHLHHRLLALGHSHRRAVIIMYLWTAVAAFGAASLVILSTTTALILLGGGTVVSTLLTLGPLRGRVRTPAVPRGHAS, from the coding sequence GTGAAGGTCTACGCGCTCGTCCTCCTCATCGCCGCCTCCGTCACCTACGTGACCACCCCGGTCGCCCGGTGGGCCGCGCTCCGGGTCGGGGCGATCACCGCGGTGCGTTCGCGCGACGTGCACGCCGTGCCGACGCCTCGGCTCGGTGGCGTCGCGATGCTCGCGGGACTCGTGGTCGGGGTCGTGGTCGCGAGCCGGACGCCGTTCCTGGCAGGGGTCTTCGCGGACTCGCACGAGGCGTGGGGCATCCTCGGTGGCGCGACGCTCGTGTGCCTGCTCGGGGTGGCCGACGACATCTGGGACCTCGACTGGGTCACCAAGCTGATCGGCCAGATCCTCGGGGCGCTCCTGATGGCATGGCAGCACGTGCAGCTCACGTCGTTGCCGATCGGCGGGCTGCTCGTCGGGTCGAGCCAGATGTACCTGCTGGTCACGGTCCTGTTCGTGGTCGTGGCCATCAACGCCGTGAACTTCGTCGACGGTCTGGACGGTCTGGCCGCGGGGATGATCGCGATCGGCGGACTGGCGTTCTTCGCCTACACCTACCGGCTCACGATGGCGGCGAGCCAGACCGACTACGCGAACCTCGCGAGCCTCGTCGTCGTCGCGCTCGTCGGCGCGTGCATCGGCTTCCTGCCGCACAACTTCTACCCGGCGCGGATCTTCATGGGCGACTCGGGGTCCATGGTGATCGGGCTGACGATGGCGGCGGCGACGATCGTCGTCACGGGACAGATCGACCCGGCCGTCGTCTCCGAGCGGCAGTCGATCCCGGCCTACCTCCCGATCGTGCTGCCGCTCGCCGTGCTTCTCCTGCCACTGCTCGACATGGCGCTCGCGGTGGTGCGGCGCGTCGGTGCCGGGCACTCACCGTTCCACCCCGACCGCATGCACCTGCACCACCGTCTGCTCGCGCTCGGACACTCGCACCGTCGCGCGGTGATCATCATGTACCTGTGGACCGCGGTGGCGGCGTTCGGTGCGGCCTCGTTGGTCATCCTGTCCACCACCACCGCGCTGATCCTGCTCGGAGGTGGCACCGTCGTCTCCACCCTGCTCACCCTCGGCCCACTCCGTGGCCGGGTGCGGACCCCCGCCGTCCCGAGAGGACACGCGTCATGA
- a CDS encoding homoserine dehydrogenase: MAAATDGTVPALRVAVLGCGVVGTEVVRLLTTQADDLAARVGAPLELIGIAVRDLEVERDPAVDRSLLTTDAEDLVTRADIVVELIGGIEPARSLLLRAIASGAAAVTANKALLAADGPTLYSAADAAGVDLYFEAAVAGAIPLVRPVRESLTGDRIQRVLGIVNGTTNYVLDEMATRGLELDQAVKQAQELGYAEADPTADVEGFDAAAKAAILASLAFHTRVSLADVHREGITGITADDVSSAERTGHVIKLLAIAERTDGGVIARVHPALVPLSHPLAGVRGAFNAVFIEAEAAGELMFYGRGAGGAPTASAVLGDLVSAGRHRVHGGLGPSESSYAALPVLPISGALTRYQVRLDVADRPGVLSQVAAVFAEHGVSIEGVRQTQDPARSVRAGEHPEYVAWLIISTHTAPEEALAATVRAVSTLDVVHRITSVLRVEGA, encoded by the coding sequence GTGGCTGCAGCAACAGACGGGACCGTGCCCGCGCTCCGCGTCGCCGTGCTCGGATGCGGTGTCGTCGGGACCGAGGTCGTCCGCCTGCTGACGACCCAGGCCGACGACCTCGCCGCCCGGGTCGGCGCACCGCTCGAGCTGATCGGCATCGCGGTCCGCGACCTCGAGGTAGAACGCGACCCGGCGGTCGACCGCTCCCTGCTCACGACCGACGCCGAGGATCTCGTCACCCGTGCGGACATCGTGGTCGAGCTCATCGGCGGCATCGAGCCGGCGCGGAGCCTCCTGCTGCGGGCGATCGCCTCCGGGGCAGCGGCCGTCACCGCGAACAAGGCGCTGCTCGCCGCCGATGGACCGACCCTCTACTCCGCCGCCGACGCGGCCGGGGTCGACCTGTACTTCGAGGCGGCGGTCGCCGGTGCGATCCCCCTGGTCCGGCCGGTCCGCGAGTCGCTCACCGGCGACCGCATCCAGCGCGTGCTCGGGATCGTCAACGGCACGACGAACTACGTCCTCGACGAGATGGCCACGCGCGGCCTCGAGCTCGACCAGGCCGTCAAGCAGGCGCAGGAGCTCGGCTACGCCGAGGCGGACCCGACCGCCGACGTCGAGGGTTTCGACGCGGCGGCGAAGGCGGCGATCCTCGCGTCCCTCGCGTTCCACACCCGCGTCTCGCTCGCCGACGTCCACCGGGAGGGCATCACCGGGATCACCGCGGACGACGTCTCCTCGGCCGAGCGCACCGGGCACGTGATCAAGCTGCTCGCCATCGCCGAGCGCACCGACGGCGGGGTGATCGCCCGGGTGCATCCGGCGCTCGTCCCGCTGTCGCACCCGCTCGCCGGTGTGCGCGGAGCCTTCAACGCGGTGTTCATCGAGGCCGAGGCCGCCGGCGAGCTGATGTTCTACGGTCGTGGCGCCGGTGGTGCGCCCACCGCGTCGGCTGTCCTGGGCGACCTCGTGTCCGCCGGTCGGCACCGGGTGCACGGCGGGCTCGGACCGTCGGAGTCGAGCTACGCCGCCCTGCCGGTGCTGCCGATCTCGGGCGCGCTGACCCGGTACCAGGTGCGGCTCGACGTGGCGGACCGGCCCGGTGTCCTGTCGCAGGTCGCGGCGGTGTTCGCCGAGCACGGCGTGTCGATCGAAGGGGTGCGCCAGACGCAGGACCCCGCACGCTCGGTCCGCGCCGGTGAGCACCCCGAGTACGTCGCGTGGCTGATCATCAGCACGCACACCGCGCCGGAGGAGGCGCTCGCCGCCACGGTCCGCGCCGTCAGCACGCTCGACGTGGTCCACCGGATCACGTCCGTCCTGAGAGTCGAGGGAGCCTGA
- the lysA gene encoding diaminopimelate decarboxylase produces MAADRPGVPGEAIDLTNLWSRNVRRTGDGVLEVAGVDVLQLAAEYGTPAFVMDEDDFRTRARAYRDAFTDAFAPLGVTVDVYYAGKAFLCTAVARWAHEEGLRVDTCTGGELATALRAGVPGAHIGLHGNNKSDDEIDRAVEAGIGRLVLDSLGEVDRLAEAGRRHGRRVPVMVRVTTGVHAGGHEFVATAHEDQKFGLSIAGGQAMEGLLAVLERPELELVGLHSHIGSQIFDASAFEVATAKVLALRAELADRTGYLVPEVDLGGGYGVAYLPGEVTADPVEVARRIATVVGSDCAALGTPVPRISVEPGRAIVAPTTFTLYRVGVVKPVTTDDGTVRTYVSVDGGMSDNPRPVLYEAGYTAELASRTSAAAPVRARVVGKHCESGDVVVHDAALPADIVPGDLVATPVTGAYGRSMASNYNSVPRPPVLAVRAGTVRVLVRRETEEDLLALDVG; encoded by the coding sequence GTGGCGGCCGACCGCCCCGGGGTCCCGGGTGAGGCGATCGACCTGACGAACCTCTGGTCGCGCAACGTCCGCAGGACCGGCGACGGCGTGCTCGAGGTCGCCGGCGTCGACGTCCTCCAGCTCGCCGCCGAGTACGGCACCCCGGCGTTCGTGATGGACGAGGACGACTTCCGGACCCGGGCCCGCGCGTACCGCGACGCGTTCACCGACGCATTCGCGCCCCTCGGCGTCACGGTCGACGTGTACTACGCCGGCAAGGCGTTCCTGTGCACCGCCGTCGCGCGCTGGGCGCACGAGGAGGGCCTGCGGGTCGACACCTGCACCGGCGGGGAGCTCGCGACGGCGCTGCGGGCGGGGGTCCCCGGCGCGCACATCGGGCTGCACGGCAACAACAAGTCGGACGACGAGATCGACCGTGCGGTCGAGGCGGGCATCGGCCGCCTCGTGCTGGACTCGTTGGGCGAGGTCGACAGGCTCGCCGAGGCCGGACGTCGCCACGGGCGGCGGGTCCCGGTGATGGTGCGGGTGACCACGGGCGTGCACGCGGGCGGCCACGAGTTCGTCGCGACCGCTCACGAGGACCAGAAGTTCGGTCTCTCGATCGCCGGCGGCCAGGCGATGGAGGGGCTGCTGGCGGTCCTGGAGCGACCCGAGCTCGAGCTCGTCGGCCTGCACTCGCACATCGGGTCGCAGATCTTCGACGCGTCGGCCTTCGAGGTCGCGACCGCCAAGGTGCTCGCGTTGCGCGCCGAGCTCGCCGACCGGACCGGGTACCTCGTGCCGGAGGTCGACCTCGGCGGCGGCTACGGCGTCGCGTACCTGCCGGGCGAGGTGACGGCCGACCCGGTCGAGGTCGCCCGGCGGATCGCGACTGTCGTCGGCAGCGACTGCGCCGCGCTGGGGACCCCGGTGCCACGGATCTCGGTCGAGCCCGGCCGTGCGATCGTCGCCCCGACGACGTTCACGCTCTACCGCGTCGGCGTCGTGAAGCCGGTGACGACGGACGACGGGACCGTGCGGACGTACGTCTCCGTCGACGGCGGGATGAGCGACAACCCGCGGCCCGTGCTGTACGAGGCCGGGTACACCGCTGAGCTCGCCTCACGCACCTCGGCCGCGGCGCCGGTGCGGGCGCGGGTCGTCGGCAAGCACTGCGAGAGCGGCGACGTCGTCGTCCACGACGCGGCGCTGCCGGCGGACATCGTCCCGGGAGACCTCGTCGCCACCCCGGTCACGGGCGCGTACGGCCGGTCGATGGCGAGCAACTACAACTCCGTCCCGCGGCCGCCGGTGCTCGCCGTCCGTGCGGGGACCGTCCGGGTGCTCGTCCGCCGCGAGACCGAGGAGGACCTGCTCGCTCTCGACGTCGGCTGA
- the rho gene encoding transcription termination factor Rho, with the protein MTDTVESTTRSEHGTGGSARGAISAMRLPELQSLAAELGVTGTSKMRKSDLLDAIKERRAGAAPSGRSAARRTAPVPATVAVEAAGRVEPNHQAESTGRASSGAEATSSTERPSTAAPSGRAGSNGELDLDTPAGARSGARTTTPPEHGGPAGETRDERAARAAAAVGTVAAERRGSRRSGRGAGAPAGDAAELTLPLIVGAPEQVRSEARAESGESGDDRGARRQNGSQQQTAQSNQAQANQAPGNQQQGQGVRNRPAGQDDGDEERGGRRRRSRDRYRDRDRSKRTRGPRPGGSELVGYDEVEIGEDDILLPVAGILDILDNYAFVRTSGYLPGASDVYVSLGQVKKAGLRRGDAVTGAVRQPREGDVPPQGNTARSKFNALVRLDTVNGMSPDEARNRPEFAKLTPLYPQARLRLETEPNQLTPRVIDIVAPIGKGQRGLIVAPPKAGKTIIMQQIANAITTNNPEVHLMVVLVDERPEEVTDMERTVKGEVIASTFDRPASDHTIVAELAIERAKRLVELGQDVVVLLDSLTRLSRAYNLAAPASGRILSGGVDASALYPPKRFFGAARNIENGGSLTILASALVETGSKMDEVIFEEFKGTGNMELRLSRSLADKRIFPAVDVNASGTRREEILMPADELKIVWKLRRVMGALDQQQAIELLLGKLRETKSNVEFLLQVQKTTPSGNGHGGHGDT; encoded by the coding sequence GTGACTGACACTGTCGAATCCACCACGCGCTCCGAGCACGGCACCGGTGGATCCGCCCGCGGCGCCATCTCCGCGATGCGCCTGCCCGAGCTCCAATCGCTCGCTGCCGAGCTCGGGGTCACGGGCACCTCCAAGATGCGCAAGAGCGACCTCCTGGACGCGATCAAGGAGCGGCGCGCCGGCGCGGCGCCCTCGGGTCGGTCCGCGGCGCGACGCACGGCCCCTGTGCCGGCCACCGTCGCGGTGGAGGCCGCCGGGCGCGTCGAACCGAACCACCAGGCCGAGTCGACCGGACGCGCGTCGTCGGGCGCCGAGGCGACGTCGAGCACCGAGAGGCCGTCGACGGCCGCGCCGAGCGGTCGTGCCGGGTCGAACGGCGAGCTCGATCTGGACACGCCTGCCGGAGCACGGTCGGGCGCCAGGACGACCACGCCCCCGGAGCACGGTGGCCCGGCAGGGGAGACTCGTGACGAGCGCGCCGCCCGCGCCGCCGCCGCCGTCGGCACCGTGGCAGCAGAGCGTCGTGGCTCGCGACGGTCCGGCCGCGGGGCAGGCGCGCCTGCCGGCGACGCTGCCGAGCTGACGTTGCCGCTCATCGTCGGGGCCCCCGAGCAGGTGCGCAGCGAGGCCCGTGCGGAGTCCGGGGAGAGCGGCGACGACCGTGGCGCTCGGCGCCAGAACGGCAGCCAGCAGCAGACCGCGCAGAGCAACCAGGCGCAGGCCAACCAGGCACCGGGCAACCAGCAGCAGGGTCAGGGCGTGCGCAACCGCCCGGCCGGTCAGGACGACGGCGACGAGGAGCGCGGCGGTCGTCGTCGTCGCTCGCGTGACCGGTACCGCGACCGCGACCGGTCGAAGCGCACGCGCGGCCCGCGTCCCGGTGGCAGCGAGCTCGTCGGCTACGACGAGGTCGAGATCGGCGAGGACGACATCCTGCTCCCGGTCGCCGGGATCCTCGACATCCTCGACAACTACGCGTTCGTCCGGACCTCGGGCTACCTTCCCGGTGCCAGCGACGTGTACGTCTCCCTCGGCCAGGTGAAGAAGGCCGGGCTGCGTCGGGGTGATGCCGTCACCGGTGCGGTTCGTCAGCCGCGTGAGGGCGACGTCCCGCCGCAGGGCAACACCGCACGGTCCAAGTTCAACGCCCTCGTGCGCCTGGACACCGTGAACGGGATGTCGCCGGACGAGGCGCGGAACCGCCCGGAGTTCGCGAAGCTGACCCCGCTGTACCCGCAGGCGCGGCTGCGGCTCGAGACCGAGCCGAACCAGCTGACCCCACGGGTGATCGACATCGTCGCGCCGATCGGCAAGGGCCAGCGCGGACTGATCGTCGCTCCGCCGAAGGCCGGCAAGACGATCATCATGCAGCAGATCGCCAACGCCATCACCACCAACAACCCTGAGGTCCACCTCATGGTCGTGCTCGTCGACGAGCGACCTGAAGAGGTCACCGACATGGAGCGGACCGTCAAGGGCGAGGTGATCGCGTCGACGTTCGACCGGCCCGCCTCCGACCACACGATCGTCGCCGAGCTCGCCATCGAGCGGGCCAAGCGTCTGGTCGAGCTCGGGCAGGACGTCGTCGTGCTGCTCGACTCGCTCACCCGGCTGTCGCGTGCGTACAACCTCGCGGCTCCGGCGTCCGGGCGCATCCTGTCCGGTGGTGTGGACGCGTCGGCGCTCTACCCGCCGAAGCGGTTCTTCGGAGCGGCGCGGAACATCGAGAACGGCGGCTCCCTGACGATCCTCGCCTCGGCGCTCGTCGAGACCGGGTCCAAGATGGACGAGGTCATCTTCGAGGAGTTCAAGGGCACCGGGAACATGGAGCTCCGGCTCTCCCGGTCGCTTGCGGACAAGCGGATCTTCCCGGCGGTGGACGTCAACGCGTCGGGCACCCGCCGCGAGGAGATCCTCATGCCGGCCGACGAGCTCAAGATCGTCTGGAAGCTGCGGCGCGTCATGGGTGCGCTCGACCAGCAGCAGGCCATCGAGCTCCTGCTCGGCAAGCTGCGCGAGACGAAGTCGAACGTCGAGTTCCTCCTCCAGGTGCAGAAGACGACGCCGTCGGGCAACGGTCATGGCGGTCACGGCGACACGTGA
- the argS gene encoding arginine--tRNA ligase, whose translation MTPAELSLALRAALVRAVDDGAVDLDLTALPAELHVERPRQREHGDWATNIAMQLAKKAGVAPRLIAEAVAVRLRETPGVASVDVAGPGFLNITLDTAAAGELVRSIVEAGPAYGRTQELAGERVNLEFVSANPTGPIHIGGVRWAAVGDSLARVLQAAGAEVTREYYFNDHGAQIDRFARSLLARARGEEAPEDGYGGAYIEEIAGAVVAGELAEGRPDPRTLPEAEAQEAFRAGGVDRMFSEIKASLHEFGVDFDVYFHEDALHESGAVERAVTRLRDLGHIFEADGATWLRTTDFGDDKDRVIIKSDGEAAYIAGDLAYYLDKRERGFDRVIIMLGADHHGYIGRMMAMCAAFGDVPGVNLEILIGQLVNLLKDGKPLRMSKRAGTVVTLEDLVELVGVDAARYSLARSSADSSLDIDLDLLTRATNENPVFYVQYAHARTANVARNAADAGVRREDGFDPSLLDHESEAVLLGALSDYPRVIAQAARLREPHRVARYLETLAGSYHKWYDQKRRVLPVGDEVVTDAHRTRLWLNDATRQVLANGLGLLGVGAPDRM comes from the coding sequence GTGACCCCCGCTGAGCTCTCCCTGGCCCTCCGCGCTGCGCTCGTGCGCGCCGTCGACGACGGAGCGGTCGACCTCGACCTCACCGCCCTGCCCGCCGAGCTGCACGTCGAGCGACCGCGCCAGCGCGAGCACGGCGACTGGGCGACGAACATCGCGATGCAGCTCGCGAAGAAGGCCGGCGTCGCGCCGCGCCTGATCGCCGAGGCCGTCGCGGTGCGCCTGCGCGAGACCCCCGGAGTGGCGTCGGTCGACGTCGCCGGGCCGGGCTTCCTCAACATCACCCTCGACACCGCGGCTGCGGGCGAGCTCGTCCGGTCGATCGTCGAGGCCGGTCCCGCCTACGGCCGCACGCAGGAGCTCGCCGGCGAGCGGGTGAACCTGGAGTTCGTCTCGGCGAACCCGACCGGGCCGATCCACATCGGTGGTGTGCGGTGGGCCGCTGTCGGCGACTCGCTCGCACGCGTGCTCCAGGCCGCCGGTGCCGAGGTCACACGGGAGTACTACTTCAACGACCACGGTGCGCAGATCGACCGGTTCGCCCGGTCGCTGCTCGCCCGGGCGCGCGGCGAGGAGGCACCCGAGGACGGCTACGGCGGCGCCTACATCGAGGAGATCGCCGGGGCGGTCGTCGCGGGAGAGCTGGCCGAGGGGCGTCCCGACCCCCGCACCCTGCCGGAGGCCGAGGCGCAGGAGGCCTTCCGCGCGGGCGGCGTCGACCGCATGTTCTCCGAGATCAAGGCATCTCTGCACGAGTTCGGCGTGGACTTCGACGTGTACTTCCACGAGGACGCGCTGCACGAGTCCGGAGCGGTCGAGCGCGCCGTCACCCGGTTGCGCGACCTCGGTCACATCTTCGAGGCCGACGGTGCGACGTGGTTGCGGACGACCGACTTCGGTGACGACAAGGACCGCGTCATCATCAAGTCCGACGGCGAGGCGGCCTACATCGCCGGTGACCTCGCCTACTACCTGGACAAGCGTGAGCGCGGGTTCGACCGCGTGATCATCATGCTCGGCGCGGACCACCACGGGTACATCGGCCGGATGATGGCGATGTGCGCGGCCTTCGGGGACGTTCCCGGGGTCAACCTCGAGATCCTCATCGGCCAGCTCGTCAACCTGCTCAAGGACGGCAAGCCGCTGCGGATGTCCAAGCGGGCCGGCACCGTCGTCACGCTCGAGGACCTCGTCGAGCTCGTCGGCGTGGACGCGGCGCGCTACTCGCTCGCCCGCTCGTCCGCGGACTCGAGCCTCGACATCGACCTCGACCTGCTGACCCGCGCGACCAACGAGAACCCGGTGTTCTACGTCCAGTACGCGCACGCCCGGACGGCCAACGTCGCACGCAACGCCGCCGACGCCGGGGTGCGCCGCGAGGACGGGTTCGACCCGTCGCTGCTCGACCATGAGAGCGAGGCCGTCCTCCTCGGTGCGCTGAGCGACTACCCGCGGGTGATCGCCCAGGCCGCGCGGCTGCGTGAGCCGCACCGCGTCGCCCGGTACCTCGAGACCCTCGCCGGCTCGTACCACAAGTGGTATGACCAGAAGCGCCGCGTGCTGCCGGTCGGCGACGAGGTCGTGACCGACGCGCACCGCACCCGGTTGTGGCTGAACGACGCGACGCGCCAGGTCCTGGCGAACGGTCTGGGGCTGCTGGGCGTCGGCGCACCGGACCGGATGTGA
- the thrC gene encoding threonine synthase, producing MAHQWRGVIAEYAEYLPAHVQTRVVTLGEGGTPLVPAPALSAATGADVYLKVEGMNPTGSFKDRGMTTAISAAAGRGARAVVCASTGNTSASAAAYATAAGMRCAVLVPDGKIAMGKLSQAIAHGATLLQVDGNFDDCLVAARKLAEAYPVELVNSVNPDRIEGQKTGAFEIVDALGDAPDIHALPVGNAGNITAYWKGFTEYAAGGRATRTPAMWGFQAAGAAPIVAGHPITDPETIATAIRIGNPASWTQAETARDDSGGLIEAVTDAQILAAHRFLSSKVGVFVEPASAAGVAGILALAEQGRVPAGVRIVVTVTGHGLKDPQWALRDADGREVVPVRIQADVVAIADALGLD from the coding sequence ATGGCCCACCAGTGGCGCGGCGTGATCGCCGAGTACGCCGAGTACCTTCCCGCGCACGTGCAGACCCGCGTCGTGACCCTGGGGGAGGGAGGCACACCTCTCGTGCCCGCACCGGCGCTGTCCGCGGCGACGGGCGCCGACGTCTACCTCAAGGTCGAGGGGATGAACCCGACCGGCTCGTTCAAGGACCGCGGCATGACGACCGCGATCTCCGCCGCGGCCGGGCGCGGCGCGCGCGCCGTCGTGTGCGCGTCGACGGGGAACACCTCGGCCTCGGCCGCGGCGTACGCCACGGCCGCCGGCATGCGCTGCGCGGTCCTCGTGCCGGACGGCAAGATCGCGATGGGCAAGCTCAGCCAGGCGATCGCCCACGGGGCGACCCTGCTCCAGGTCGACGGGAACTTCGACGACTGCCTCGTCGCGGCGCGCAAGCTCGCCGAGGCCTACCCGGTCGAGCTCGTGAACTCGGTGAACCCGGACCGCATCGAGGGCCAGAAGACGGGCGCGTTCGAGATCGTCGACGCGCTCGGCGACGCCCCGGACATCCACGCCCTCCCGGTCGGCAACGCCGGGAACATCACCGCGTACTGGAAGGGCTTCACCGAGTACGCGGCCGGCGGCCGCGCGACTCGCACGCCGGCGATGTGGGGCTTCCAGGCGGCCGGCGCGGCACCGATCGTGGCCGGTCACCCGATCACCGACCCGGAGACGATCGCCACGGCGATCCGGATCGGGAACCCCGCCTCGTGGACCCAGGCCGAGACCGCCCGCGACGACTCGGGCGGGCTGATCGAGGCGGTCACGGACGCGCAGATCCTTGCGGCGCACCGGTTCCTGTCGAGCAAGGTCGGCGTGTTCGTCGAGCCGGCGTCCGCCGCGGGTGTCGCGGGCATCCTCGCGCTCGCCGAGCAGGGCCGCGTGCCCGCCGGTGTGCGGATCGTCGTGACGGTCACCGGTCACGGGCTCAAGGACCCGCAGTGGGCGCTGCGGGACGCGGACGGTCGGGAGGTCGTCCCGGTGCGCATCCAGGCCGACGTCGTGGCGATCGCCGACGCCCTAGGCCTGGACTGA
- the prmC gene encoding peptide chain release factor N(5)-glutamine methyltransferase, translating into MSVAPSLRQALRDAAATLADAGVPTPVVDAELLAAFALGQERGQEVSRGELQAAAVLGAPVPSGLAALVLARARRVPLQHLTGVAPFRGLDLAVGPGVFVPRPETEQVAQHAIDEARSVGAARGHALVVDLCTGSGAIALAVAHEVPTATVHAVELDVDAHRWAARNVARRPDRVVLVRGDARTALRALDGQVDVVVSNPPYVPPGAVPVDQEVADHDPAVALYGLGPDGLEVPRGIIAAAARLLRPGGLLVMEHAEVQAVAAQEAVRSTGAFEQVETADDLTGRPRMVVARRSSGVANATTTQSDVEHSRT; encoded by the coding sequence GTGAGCGTCGCGCCGTCGCTGCGTCAGGCGTTGCGGGACGCCGCCGCGACGCTGGCCGACGCGGGTGTCCCCACGCCGGTGGTCGACGCCGAGCTCCTGGCGGCGTTCGCGCTCGGCCAGGAGCGCGGGCAGGAGGTGAGCCGCGGTGAGCTGCAGGCCGCGGCCGTCCTCGGTGCGCCCGTGCCGTCGGGGCTGGCGGCGCTCGTGCTCGCCCGCGCGCGACGCGTCCCGCTCCAGCACCTGACCGGTGTCGCGCCGTTCCGGGGACTCGATCTCGCCGTCGGGCCCGGGGTGTTCGTCCCGCGACCCGAGACGGAGCAGGTCGCCCAGCACGCGATCGACGAGGCCCGGTCGGTGGGAGCCGCACGCGGCCATGCCCTCGTCGTCGACCTCTGCACCGGGTCCGGCGCGATCGCTCTCGCTGTCGCGCACGAGGTCCCGACGGCCACGGTGCACGCCGTCGAGCTCGACGTCGACGCCCACCGCTGGGCGGCGCGGAACGTCGCACGTCGCCCCGACCGGGTCGTGCTGGTCCGGGGCGACGCACGGACGGCGCTGCGGGCGCTCGACGGCCAGGTCGACGTCGTGGTCTCCAACCCGCCGTACGTGCCCCCGGGTGCCGTCCCCGTCGACCAGGAGGTCGCCGACCACGACCCGGCGGTCGCCCTGTACGGTCTCGGCCCGGACGGCCTCGAGGTCCCGCGCGGGATCATCGCCGCCGCCGCGCGGCTGCTCCGCCCGGGAGGTCTGCTCGTGATGGAGCACGCCGAGGTCCAGGCCGTCGCCGCCCAGGAGGCCGTCCGCTCCACAGGCGCGTTCGAGCAGGTCGAGACCGCCGACGACCTCACCGGGCGCCCCCGCATGGTCGTCGCCAGACGCTCGTCCGGTGTCGCGAATGCCACCACCACCCAGTCGGACGTGGAACACTCGCGGACGTGA